A single genomic interval of Salvelinus namaycush isolate Seneca chromosome 41, SaNama_1.0, whole genome shotgun sequence harbors:
- the LOC120034586 gene encoding GTP-binding protein 1-like, translating to MASLAAHEPSISPNSIPVLADALMPASIFAPDGGGCGDHDAGEECFEDGDLFNGEAGDLGIDFTSKLALVSPNGVQYDSLLRQLRERMDEGCGETIYVVGMGSDGGDYGLDEGDMEASVATVQSLCEQTESELILLRERIEAGGQVRDYLIRRRVGDQDFLEVRVAVVGNVDAGKSTLLGVLTHGELDNGRGFARQKLFRHKHEMESGRTSSVGNDILGFDQKGQVVNKPDSHGGSLDWTKICERSSKVITFIDLAGHEKYLKTTVFGMTGHLPDFCMLMVGSNAGIVGMTKEHLGLALALNVPVFVVVTKIDMCPANILQETLKLLQRLLKSPGCRKIPVLVQNKDDVIVTASNFSSERMCPIFQISNVTGENMDLLKMFLNLLSSKTSFREDEPAEFQIDDTYSVPGVGTVVSGTTLRGLIRLNDTMLLGPDPLGSFLPIAVKSIHRKRMPVKEVRGGQTASFALKKIKRSSIRKGMVMVSPKLNPQASWEFMAEILVLHHPTTISPRYQAMVHCGSIRQTATILTMNRDCLRTGDKASVHFRFIKTPEYLHTDQRLVFREGRTKAVGTITKLLQSTNNLPSNFKPPQIKMQSTKKAPYRREDGATPANEDEASTARPDSPHQSQQPTKSGGGSRRRGGQRHKGKSNQSSSTTAAPSSAGTGGS from the exons ATGGCATCGTTGGCTGCACACGAGCCGAGTATAAGCCCAAATTCGATACCAGTCCTCGCAGACGCTCTGATGCCCGCGAGCATTTTCGCTCCGGATGGAGGAGGTTGTGGAGATCATGACGCCGGGGAAGAGTGCTTCGAGGACGGCGACCTCTTCAACGGCGAGGCCGGGGATCTCGGCATTGACTTCACTAGCAAG TTGGCCTTGGTCAGCCCTAATGGAGTGCAGTATGACTCGTTACTACGACAACTCCGGGAGAGGATGGACGAGGGTTGTGGGGAGACCATCTACGTTGTTGGGATGGGCTCAG acGGAGGTGACTATGGTCTGGATGAGGGAGACATGGAGGCGTCTGTAGCCACAGTTCAGTCCCTGTGTGAGCAGACAGAGTCAGAGCTGATCCTGCTGAGGGAGCGTATCGAAGCTGGGGGGCAGGTACGCGACTACCTCATCCGCCGACGCGTGGGTGATCAAGACTTCCTGGAGGTCAG ggtagCGGTGGTGGGTAACGTGGATGCAGGTAAGAGCACCCTGCTGGGGGTGTTGACCCACGGGGAACTGGACAACGGCAGGGGGTTCGCCCGCCAGAAACTCTTCAGACACAAACACGAAATGGAGAGTGGCAGGACCAGCAGTGTGGGGAATGACATCCTGGGCTTTGACCAGAAGGGACAG GTGGTGAATAAGCCAGACAGCCATGGTGGCAGTCTAGACTGGACTAAGATCTGTGAGAGGTCCTCTAAGGTCATCACCTTCATAGACCTAGCTGGACATGAGAAGTATCTCAAGACCACGGTGTTTGGAATGACTGGACACCTGCCTGACTTCTGCATGCTCATG GTGGGCAGTAATGCAGGTATCGTAGGGATGACTAAGGAGCATCTAGGTCTGGCCCTGGCCCTCAATGTGCCTGTGTTCGTTGTGGTCACCAAGATAGACATGTGTCCTGCCAACATCCTACAAG AGACGTTAAAGCTGCTCCAGAGGTTACTAAAGTCCCCAGGCTGCAGAAAGATCCCTGTTCTGGTCCAAAACAAAGATGACGTCATCGTCACAGCCTCCAACTTCAGCTCTGAGAG gatGTGTCCAATCTTCCAGATCTCCAATGTGACAGGAGAGAACATGGACCTGCTGAAGATGTTCCTCAACCTGCTGTCTTCTAAAACCTCCTTCAGAGAAGACGAACCTGCAGAGTTCCAGATAGATGACACCTACTCAGTACCG GGTGTAGGCACAGTCGTTTCAGGGACTACTTTACGTGGATTGATACGTCTGAATGACACAATGCTGTTAGGCCCAGACCCACTGGGCAGTTTCCTCCCCATTGCAGTCAAATCTATCCACAGGAAGAGGATGCCAGTCAAGGAGGTGAGAGGTGGACAGACTGCCTCCTTCGCCCTCAAAAAG ATCAAGCGTTCATCCATAAGGAAAGGCATGGTAATGGTGTCCCCCAAGTTAAACCCACAGGCATCATGGGAATTTATGGCTGAGATTCTGGTTCTGCACCACCCAACTACGATATCACCCCGCTACCAGGCCATGG TGCACTGTGGCAGCATCAGGCAGACAGCCACTATCCTGACCATGAACAGAGACTGTCTACGAACAGGGGACAAGGCATCGGTCCACTTCCGCTTCATCAAGACCCCCGAGTACCTCCACACGGACCAGAGACTGGTGTTCAGAGAGGGACGCACCAAGGCTGTGGGCACCATCACCAAG CTGCTGCAGTCGACCAATAATTTGCCGTCAAACTTCAAACCCCCGCAAATCAAAATGCAGTCTACGAAAAAGGCCCCGTACCGCAGAGAGGATGGAGCCACGCCAGCCAATGAGGACGAAGCGAGCACAGCCCGACCAGACAGTCCGCACCAATCACAACAACCG ACAAAGTCAGGAGGCGGGAGCAGGAGacgaggaggacagagacataaAGGCAAATCAAACCAGAGCAGCTCCACCACAGCAGCCCCGTCATCAGCAGGCACAGGAGGTTCCTAA